AAAtctaaaactgccattataaaaaaaaaacatggttcttAAGTATAAATTATCTTGAAATTGTTAATTGGCTAATTGTTAATTGGCTTGAAAATGTTAATTAACTAGCTTAACAAGCTttatcagaaagaccatgctggtcaaccagttTCACCATCTAGGTTTTGCGGTGAAAAGAATGGTTATACTGGTCCACCATCTAGACCAGCACTAGTCAGCATATACCAGCCTAGACCAGCTTGAGAATTGCATGCTGGTaaagctggtctttttagcagcTCTGTTGTTTAATTCTATAATAGATTTAGTGTACTCTAGAAGCATATTATTGTTACAAACGTGGGCTGGTATTGTGCAAATATTTCCATTGGGGTAATTGAAAGTTACTCAAAAATTGTCTGTCTGTAGTGGCGTAAGTGAATGTCTGATCCAGGTTCAGTCCAGATGTCGAGTTTGTGAGCATATTCTTCAGAGAGTCAAAGACCAACACAAAACCAGCATGAAGAACAAGTATGAGAGCTTATTTGAGGGAATCAAACTACAAGAGAATCAAACGCTCCTGAACAGGATTTACACACAGCTCTACATcatagagggagagagtgaagggGTGAATGAAGAACATGAGGTTTTACACATGGAGAAAACAGCCAGAACTCAACACTTACAAGACACTCCAATCTactgcaatgacatctttaaaccCTTACCTGAACCAGGATGTGAGGAgaagagaacagaccaaataaaGACTGTTCTTACTAAAGGCATCGCTGGAATTGGAAAAAccgtctctgtgcagaagttcattctgGACTGGGCCGAGGGAAAAGCCAATCAGGATGTAGATTTCATGTTTGTGCTTCCATTTCGAGAGCTGAACTTGATTAAAGATGAGCAGTACACTCTTCACAAACTTCTGCTGGACTTTCATCCTGAACTTCATGATCTGGACTCAAAGATTTATAATGAGTGTAAAGTTGTGTTCatctttgatggtctggatgaaaGCAGAATTCCACTGATGTTTTCAGATAGTGAGAAAGTTTCTGATGTGACTGAGACTTCATCAGTGGGTGTGTTGATGTCAAACCTCATCAAAGGAGATCTGCTTCCCTCCGCTctcatctggatcacctccagaccagcagcagccaatcagatccccTCCAAATACATCAAACGTGTGACTGAAATCCAGGGATTTAATGACCCTCAGAaggaggaatatttcaggaagagaatcagtGATGAGCATCAAGCCAGCAGAATCATCTCACACATTAGAAGAGCAAGAAGCCTCCACATCATGTGCCACATACCAGTTTTCTGTTGGATCTCATCCACTGTGCTTCAAAACATCCTGAAACCAGATGACAGTGCAGAAATCCCTCAAACTCTGACTGAAATGTACATCCACTTCCTGCTCATTCAGATCAATATGAGGAATCAGAAGTATGAAGAGAGAGATCCAGAGAAACTCCTGCAGTCCAACAGAGAAGTGATTGTGAAACTTGCTGAACTGGCTTTCAAACAGCTGATGAAGGGCAATGTCAtgttctatgaggaggacctgagagagaACGGCATAGATGTCACTGATGCCTCAGTGTATTCTGGGATCTGCACTGAGATCTTTAAGGAGGAATCTGTGATTCATCAGAGGAAAGTCTACAGCTTCATACATCTCAGCTTTCAGGAGTTTCTGGCAGCTTTTCACTGGTTTCACAGCTATGCTAGTACTACCTCAGAAGTGCTAAAAGTGTTTGATTCACTGCATAATTTGCAGAAAGGAGTAGTGGATAAAACCCTTCAGAGTGAAAATGGACACCTGGACCTTTTCCTGCGATTCCTGCTGGGCATCTCACTGGAGTCCAATCAGAGACTCTTACGggatctactgacacacacagaAAACAGCTCAGAGAGCATCAAGAAAACCTCACAGTACATTAAAAACACAATCAAGAATGATAAACATATCTCTACTGAAagatccatcaatctgttcctcTGTCTGCTGGAGATGAAAGATCAGACTCTGTACAGAGAGATTCATGAGTTTGTGAAATCAGACAAACACTCAGTGGAGAAACTCACTCCTGCTCAATGTTCTTCAATCGCCTACATGCTTCGGATGTCAGAGGAGGTGCTGGATGAGCTGGACCTGAAGAAATACAACACATCAGAAGAGGGTAGAAGAAGACTGATACCAGCTGTGAATAACTGCAGAAAAGCTCTGTGagtgttaaatccatgttttacaACAAACACCTCAGGTACTTTCAGGGCATGATCCCAAAGACATATACCAAGCTTCATAGTAGTATGCCAATGTGTTTGTTAAATACAGTATTTCATACTTCAATTACAGTTGTAAActgtcattatttttaaaaatccatTTAATTACTTTAGAAGTTTAGTCTATGTTATCGGACTTATTTTGTACTCGCATGATTCAAAGTCAAGAATAAAAATCTTTATGGCTTGAACTACTTACCTTCTGACTACATGTCAGCTCCCAAACACTCTGCGCCACACCGGACATGCTGATGCTTTAATGTTAAACAGGCATACCTAGGGTATGTATAAAATCAGTATGTATTCCACATGCGTTTCGCAGCCCCCTTCTGCATATCGCATagcctggagtggtggtggtctagtggtctaaagcacataactggtaatctggtaatcagaaggtcgctggttcgatccccacagtcaccaccattgtgtccttgagtaaggcacttaactccaggttgctccggggggattgtccctgtaataagggcactgtaagtcgctttggataaaagcatctgccaaatgcataaatgtaaattaaaatagcTGGTTCAAGGACCTCTTCAACATATTGCATCCCTATGTCGTGGCCCACCAGCCCACTGCTGAATCGGCCCACTGGGGAAATCCTGGTTCTCCAAATGGTTAGTCCACCTCTGGGCATACCCTTATAAGAGTCAGCACACAATAACATTGCTAAGAGACTGCAGTTCCATAATTTAAAGAGTGTATAGCATACATTAAATAGATTTTGTCTGGCATGATTTGACAATCATTTGAGCCAAATGTAGTGGGAATTGGCTAAAGTAGGACTGCtcaattatggcaaaaatcataatcatgattatttaacatgattactcattgactttggaaacatcatgcattactgaattaaaaaaaaaatctaccttgaacttgaaatgtaaacctcattgggtaggggaggaggctattgtcaaaTGATAGTTATTTTATGTcatgtatggtagtcaaataaagaaaagcctccatcattTACTGCAGGGTTGCTCACAATCCTATGggattaaaaaatatttcatcatgttattgaaGCAAGATCTAAAATGCACAATAAAGGCTGTAAAtgatcacaataccaaaatgtaAGTAGTCAGTAGTGAAATTTGATGAAAgtttcaaaaccacaacaaataataacactaactaatttgttaattatggaagaatggtttcaagttcctaattattcaagacttgtaaacagtcagtaataagataacaataaaaacagcaatgaatagaaatagattaaaaataattgaagataaaatacaaattaagaaaatcagtgctattttttaacagctttaaaagtttttaacagcagtttcaagttttcaagtaaacattcagaatgaaatgcaacataaaactactactggtcttcactgtatgagtATAATtcaataatactttttaaagcttgattattataatgacacactagacagcagcaggtctattaacttacatttatacttacatgcctgacattttaatagaaatccacttttttctctgctgtttactttcactttagacatcactctctgtttTTACATGAATACTACACCAAGATGGGCATTCTGGAATTTGAAGTGTATTTTATAGCATTTTCGGAACATGTGTGCATGTTCTGCATACACACATACGCTGCCTGTTAATCAAACAGTGCATAGCTGTTATTAGATTGCTATAAGAATAtaaactttctaataagtgacacaggcctaggctatcacaaatatagctggttattttttcattattgataTTTTAATCAGTTTGCATGTCTGGTCAGGCAATtcaattctctttcacttgccccttcaaaaatccacttgtccagGACCAGAGTTAATGTTGAGCCCTGATTATATAtcatattcaacattctcaggtaattattttggaaaacaagccaaaaaagactaatCAGAAACGTATTTTGTTCCACTGCATAATTGGCTAAGACTACATtctctcacctttatgttcacttcgatccatctttaaatcACAAGAAACAAAccttctcttcttaatagagctgtgtTTCActgattttcttcatgataacatacacacagtgaatgtgacacatatattatgattcactatgtcACGAGTCATCTCGTGTAAAACACATGCGAGTGACGAGCGTCCCCgcaccagagtgtgcatcagccaggaGAAGATTCAGTCTCTTCCCTGGTCACTTCACGCAACTCACAAATGCAGCacttaccacacagagaaatgccagtttacctgcttccttattatttgaataaattaatgCTTTAAAGATATAGCGTTGTGTGTTTCACAAAACGGAATGtggcaaaataataattttatctcGGTTATCTTGTTTTTATAATCGTTTGaagaatttaattgaaaataaaatattattaattttaacattgCTCAGGTAAAGTTTCATTTCTGACGGGCATCTTCATGATACATATTTGTTGGAGTGTTTCATGACATTTATTTGGAATGTGAAAAATCTTTTAATAATTTCTTTCTAGAGTCTCAAGATTATCTGACCAAAATTGAAAGATAATGAGTTAAAAATGGCAGataaacatttaagtaaaaatggtGGACAAGTAACGTGGCAGAATTTTGAAAGATGGGTATCAATAAATTCAGTATAATGCAAAGAATTTTAAGAGATCAGTCATTATGCCAATTATTTCTCAGAAGATGTAATgacttctttttatatttttttaaaactgtaCCCAGACTGCTCAGATTAGTTAAGGGCATGATACTTCTTTTTTGATACACCAAACTATTGGTAAGATACAACAAATGGCTAAAATGCATAATGTACGATCATGGAAAAACCTGTAATCTAATTCCATAAATTCCAAGGAAAGATGTAAACTCACAAATGGTTCAAAAGTTATGGGCAAAAATAACCATTTTTTGGATTTTATTATCCATGAGAGGGGCAGTCATTATTACACTTGCCATGTATCCTCTGATCGTGTTCCTAACGAAGCTTACCAAGTTTTGTTTCAATAGGACATAGCTTTACAAAGATTTAGCCTCAATTCCTGTTGGCATCTTTGCCACTAAATTCATTGATGTGTTATAAGGAAACAGTTTTGTATATCAAAAAACTTTGCCAGCAGTGTCTCAAGATGATCTTGTACAAATTTGGGGGAGATCCAGTGAAGGCTGTGGGAAAAGtatgacaaaattatattttcttcacattttaagcTGACAGACAAAACCATGGGCAGTGGTTAGATCCCCTTAAAAGATCACAAGCAGACGAATCAGAGATGTATGTGTGTAGGCAATATGGTTCAGAAGTTATTAGCTGTAAAAAAgtctttacatttttaacttaTGGTTGGTTAACTTGTGGTTGTGCTAGATGGTTTGAGCTGGAGACCCCAAAATTGGGCAGATTGATGATCAGACACTCAGCAATAAGTGTGCTAAATTTTCCCAACTTTTCTATAAGGACTATTCAacttcggggcttgacccctcaaaagaaaacaaacagatacaacAGGTGCCTTTGACCCCAAATTATTGAAGCATCAATGGAATTTTAAGAGTCAGGCAAAtagtttgaatctccaaaaattgTGTTTTACTCTCTTTCAGTCTTGCCGGCTGTAATCTCACTCGTCAGTGCTGTGAAATTGTGGCTTCAACTCTACAAACATCAAAATCCCTcttgagagagctggacctgagtaacaatgacctgcaggattcaggagtgaagctgctctctgatgcactgaagagtgcAAACTGTAAACTGGGGATACTTAGGTAAGGCTTTAAGAGATCATTCAGTGAAGTAAGGAAAACcaagtcttttatttttgttctgtcttgtgttttatttatttttttgtaaaaaaaaaaaaagtagtgttttttgtttgttttatcccTCTCTAGActatctggctgtatggtgacagaggtCGGCTGTAATTATGTggcttcagctctgagatcaaaccctTCACACCTGAGAGAACTGGATatgagctacaatcacccaggagaatcaggagtcaaaCTGCTAACTGAGAGGCTCAACGACAAAAGCTGCAGTCTGGACAAACTCAAGTATGTTGAGCAGTAAGAGGCTTTATTTTTGTGATGGTTTGCTGACTGCCGATCAAATTGTGCATTGATAACGGACATTTTAAAAGCTATATTTTAGCTTTTCGTTAGTTTttagtaaa
This genomic window from Xyrauchen texanus isolate HMW12.3.18 chromosome 11, RBS_HiC_50CHRs, whole genome shotgun sequence contains:
- the LOC127651686 gene encoding NLR family CARD domain-containing protein 3-like, with amino-acid sequence MSLHEQMEQVNTAVSPEPSCISVKSDQSMHLPEEFRNEKVSLDPRMTRQSRESEPNIPNLSDGATMDTSGVSECLIQVQSRCRVCEHILQRVKDQHKTSMKNKYESLFEGIKLQENQTLLNRIYTQLYIIEGESEGVNEEHEVLHMEKTARTQHLQDTPIYCNDIFKPLPEPGCEEKRTDQIKTVLTKGIAGIGKTVSVQKFILDWAEGKANQDVDFMFVLPFRELNLIKDEQYTLHKLLLDFHPELHDLDSKIYNECKVVFIFDGLDESRIPLMFSDSEKVSDVTETSSVGVLMSNLIKGDLLPSALIWITSRPAAANQIPSKYIKRVTEIQGFNDPQKEEYFRKRISDEHQASRIISHIRRARSLHIMCHIPVFCWISSTVLQNILKPDDSAEIPQTLTEMYIHFLLIQINMRNQKYEERDPEKLLQSNREVIVKLAELAFKQLMKGNVMFYEEDLRENGIDVTDASVYSGICTEIFKEESVIHQRKVYSFIHLSFQEFLAAFHWFHSYASTTSEVLKVFDSLHNLQKGVVDKTLQSENGHLDLFLRFLLGISLESNQRLLRDLLTHTENSSESIKKTSQYIKNTIKNDKHISTERSINLFLCLLEMKDQTLYREIHEFVKSDKHSVEKLTPAQCSSIAYMLRMSEEVLDELDLKKYNTSEEGRRRLIPAVNNCRKALLAGCNLTRQCCEIVASTLQTSKSLLRELDLSNNDLQDSGVKLLSDALKSANCKLGILRLSGCMVTEVGCNYVASALRSNPSHLRELDMSYNHPGESGVKLLTERLNDKSCSLDKLNLDHGGHFRITPGLRKYSFDFTLDPNTAHTRLILSEDNKKIEYMEEQQPYPVHPDRFEHYEQVLSNERHSGRCYWEAEWSGWSYIGMTYKGISRKGENRSKFGYNDESWSIFCIPERYSAWHNNKNKDIPAPSPQSNRIGVYLDWSAGTLSFYSVSDTHTLTHLHTFNTIFTEPLYAGIRVYDCSVSLCQIK